A genomic region of Thermoanaerobaculia bacterium contains the following coding sequences:
- a CDS encoding PQQ-dependent sugar dehydrogenase, whose protein sequence is MRAPFFLALLTLPTVLTLTAAPAEADLSGVELRLLASGLSDPVAIAHAGDDRLFIVEQRGRIRIFADGVVQPGSFLDLSSRVLSGGEQGLLGLAFHPRYAENGYLFVNYTREGDGATVISRFRRSTGDPGRAEAGSEATLLVIPQPYSNHNGGDLAFGPDGFLYVGMGDGGSGGDPDCRSQNRNDLLGKMLRLDVDSHAASAPYYASPPDNPFAGTAGADEIWAVGLRNPWRFSFDRTTGRLYIADVGQSSRDEIDMVPFNHGAVANFGWKIMEGSACYSRDACPGSTPVCGSPDLILPILENLLADGNCAVIGGYGYSGHRLPDLDGRYLFGDFCSGRIWATTWNGAGWNREAFPFTLPGLTTFGETSVGEIVLATQGGELYTLERTPLAACVPGLGRVCLIDGRFQVEVSFRDYRGFRDDALPVTTGSDSTLLWFFSPAIWEHLVKVIDGCSLNGHWWVYAAAATDVEYVLRVTDTLHHRVREYPNTLGNRAPALTDSTAFATCP, encoded by the coding sequence ATGCGAGCCCCCTTTTTTCTTGCCCTGCTCACGCTGCCGACCGTCCTCACCCTGACCGCGGCGCCGGCCGAAGCCGACCTCTCCGGCGTCGAGCTCCGGCTCCTTGCGAGCGGGCTCAGCGATCCGGTGGCGATCGCCCATGCGGGCGACGACCGCCTGTTCATCGTCGAGCAGCGCGGGCGGATCCGCATCTTCGCCGACGGCGTCGTGCAACCGGGGAGCTTTCTCGACCTCTCCTCGCGGGTTCTCTCCGGCGGCGAGCAGGGTCTCCTCGGGCTCGCCTTTCATCCGCGCTACGCCGAGAACGGGTACCTGTTCGTCAACTACACCCGGGAAGGGGACGGCGCGACGGTGATCTCCCGCTTCCGCCGCTCGACCGGCGATCCGGGCCGCGCCGAGGCCGGCAGCGAGGCTACCCTGCTGGTGATCCCGCAGCCCTACTCGAATCACAACGGCGGCGACCTCGCCTTCGGACCCGACGGATTCCTCTACGTCGGCATGGGCGATGGCGGCTCGGGGGGCGACCCCGACTGCCGCTCGCAGAACCGCAACGACCTCCTGGGCAAGATGCTGCGCCTCGACGTCGACAGCCACGCCGCGAGCGCGCCCTACTACGCCTCACCGCCGGACAATCCGTTCGCCGGCACGGCCGGCGCGGACGAGATCTGGGCGGTGGGCCTGCGCAATCCGTGGCGATTCTCCTTCGACCGCACGACGGGCCGGCTCTACATAGCGGACGTCGGGCAGAGCTCCCGCGACGAGATCGACATGGTGCCGTTCAACCACGGTGCCGTGGCCAATTTCGGATGGAAGATCATGGAAGGGAGCGCGTGCTACTCGCGCGACGCCTGTCCCGGCTCGACCCCGGTTTGCGGTTCGCCCGACCTCATCCTGCCGATCCTCGAGAACCTCCTCGCCGACGGAAACTGTGCGGTCATTGGCGGCTACGGCTACAGCGGGCATCGCCTTCCGGACCTCGACGGGCGGTATCTCTTCGGAGATTTCTGCTCCGGCCGGATCTGGGCCACGACCTGGAACGGGGCCGGATGGAACCGCGAGGCGTTTCCCTTCACACTCCCGGGACTTACGACGTTCGGCGAGACCTCGGTGGGTGAGATCGTGCTGGCGACGCAGGGCGGCGAGCTCTACACCCTGGAGAGGACGCCCCTCGCGGCCTGCGTCCCGGGCCTGGGGCGCGTCTGCCTGATCGATGGGCGTTTCCAGGTGGAGGTCTCCTTCCGCGACTACCGGGGATTCCGCGACGACGCGCTGCCGGTCACGACCGGCAGCGACTCGACCCTGCTCTGGTTCTTCTCCCCGGCGATCTGGGAGCACCTGGTCAAGGTGATCGACGGCTGCAGCCTGAACGGCCACTGGTGGGTCTACGCCGCCGCCGCGACCGACGTCGAGTACGTCCTGC